CCCTGCAATGATCTGACCGACCGACCCCTTCACCTCTAAGATTTTAAACGCGAAAAGCTAAATTGAATGCGATTTCAACCGAGGGGTACCGCTCCAATCTGATTTGTACCACCTCAGATTCTATTTGACTTCAACCTCCCAAAACTTGTTGATTTTAACCATTCAATGCAGACAATCAcaagtgtatttaaactttaactGCTAAATTCCAACGTGCTTTTGCGTCTTATTTGGCGCTGAGCTAAATACACGCGCTCAGTGCTTTTAGCCTATATCACAAAgattcagtgttttcagccacataaaaatgtttcagacatttaaattaattactagcaaaaaaaaatacatactgaTGTTTGTGAGTTTGTTAATGCACTGGTGTGTAAGAAAAGCGGCAATAATCCATTCAATTAAAATCTGACTAcgtattttaaacttaaaatacacCGTTTTGCTCTAAAGGATAAGAGTAACACATAATTCACATAATTGAGtctgtgcactcacaatatcagcAAAACATTgtgtatttgtaaaataaagaaaacagacAGGATACGCTCTCTTCCATCTCGGTCTTGAACAGGAGCGCTtgaaccgaaactcagcgaatGCCTCaaagacatgataaatatatctatagaaagctttaaattactactttaaaactaaataattggTCGACTTCATCTTTGCGACCCTGactcagaaaacgctagtttttaaattaataattcacaTATCTCCTTACCATTTTCCCCCGACACTTTAATGGTAATTTGGGACTTAAAGGCGGAATAGGCTAATCTAAATATTAAAGGCTCGGTATGGTGTAAAATTTCGGGGACAGCCCTAGTTTTAATCCAGCACTCTTTTTTTCTATAACTCTTCCAGCTGCACTGAAGGCATGCTCACTGCTGCTGCTGGCTAGGACACTTAACACTGTCCGAGCCGGTCTAGATAGTCACGGTAGCATAGTCTTGTGTTGTGATGTCTAAGGCTGAAACTAGGGCCCGTCGGGCTTGGgctgaaatgcagggctctagCTCACGTTCACTCCTCACCttctataatttacatattttcattttattttacaacaacattatttttttatgtattggtCTTGTATGtagtaaattaaacaaaaatctgaAGTTGTGATTTAGGGCCCCCTAGCGTTCTGGGCCCATATGCCTGGCGTGCTTTGCACCCCCTGTAACGGCCCCTGCCCCAGTCaaggcatctttcagctacaagTAAAACGTGAGGCAGCGATCTTAAGTTCACAGTTTCACCGGAGAATAGCAGCCCATCGCCAGCTCAGATTTCAGCGACACGCCGGAACGAAAATCAGAGAACCGTTTAGTAtacttgaattaaaatattacttttaaatattataattttatttctaaaattcttgttaaacaagtttaaatggaTGCAAAGTTAAAAACTATGCTAcataattaaatttgttttataattttgtgtCTTAACTTAATAACTGTTCACgttttgattattactgttgcCTCTAGCAATTGTGTctgctttttaattttcaacCTATCACTTTAAACCAGCAGTAGTAATTTTCATTCaatatttgagttaaataaaacaacccagcatgttgggtcaaagatttaacccaactggctgggttaaaataacccagtgctgagtttgtccatatttgacccagcgctgggttaccaaataacccaaattggCTTGTTTTAACCTAGTGTTATTTTAGAGTGTAATATCTACTTTCTCATGTATGAGTGGGTGTTGATTTAGCTCAATGGGACCTGAACTGAACAAGCTAATACAGGGATAGGCAGAGGCTTCGCTCtgaccctaatcaaacacacctgaataagctaatcaaggtcttcagaattacaatttttttcagttgctaACATCCTTTTGTCCAATCTctagtcacattttcaaaactttaaacACAATTAGCACAACATCCGTCTGTTGTGACCCTACCATTAATACAATTTGTGTCGTTTCACAAAATATGCAATCAattatcatgtttctaaaatgcttacattttcttttcatacaaTGCTTacccaaaaacaaaatcatggatctttttagtcttatttacaaatgcttaaacACAGCATGTCAGAAATGAAGACTTAATGTTCCAAACCTTAAATATAGTATTaagcttctacttctgcaacaaaaacagctcaaaagtatagaaaaatttctctctatataaaatactgtaacaactgattagcacctttaagtaacaaaatcactgaaatatttagaaaagctGATTCCATTCTCAGTTTGAGGAACAGTCAGCTATTGAAGCTCTTTCCACTACATCAACAACATAGAGTAAAAAAAGACCTCTTTGATTTGGTTTTGTGGATGCAGAACAACAGGAGAAGAGTTAGGAGAGAGGAGTAAGAATATGTTGgactgtgcatttttatgtttgtttgttttttttccccctttacaCATGTGAAACctatgaaagcttatttatgccATAGAATATAAAGGGTAATTTGacttttgtatctcacaattcgttttttttttttttttgcaattgtgaatatgcagtatctcaaaattctgataaagtctgaattgcaagatgtaaactcacaattccagtAGAAGTCTGTATTGTGAGATCAAaagattactgtttttattttatttttcttttctatacTGTGACGGAAACAAGTTTGCATAGTAACCAAAGGATTTTCTCTTGTACATTCTATAAAGTGACTCATTGACTCATTCAGTAGTATGTTGCCAAGAAACGGGTTTCAGTTGAAGGTAAACTGAAGgctaaattacagaaaaaaatattaatttttatattgtgtatTATATGCAGGTAGAACTGAAACATGACAAGCAATGCAGTTTTTGTAAAGCCATCAATTGTTAGTATTTTGACAGTCACTGTACTATGATTGACTATATGTTTCTGTTGGATAGAAACTAGTGATaatgttttgactgaatgactcTATTTTGAATCaggtttgctgtgttttgaaaGAGTTAGTATATGTAGAAAAGGGTATtcagcattttgaaatgtagagtttgtattcatttaacaaaatgtgGTTTTGGCCACAAAATGAACTATTTGGTTAATTGTGTGATGTAGGTGTGTTGCTGTGTTAAGAGTGTAGAAAAAGTACTTTAAGTATTGGTAAATGGTTGTTagcaattgaaaaaaactgttttgggGTTTCAGGaatatacatttcataaaaaatgaaattgactaaatatacattttggtTAAATAGAGTTTGATAGTCCCTGGAGGTCAATTAACAGGAGGTACGCTCAAGATCtgtgtttttcaaaaacattttgtatcttgtatttgatttttattgcaccttaattttaaaactaattttaaaatttaatttaattttcaagcTTCCTTTCTAGGAAGGACAAGAACAGTGTTTTGAGAACAGTAAATAGCCTCCAACCTAGGAACCCACACTCTCAGAATTCTTCTGCATGGACCAGTTGGTGCTGGAAAATCCAGCTTCTTCAACTCTGTGAATAATGCTTTCCAGGGCCATATCACTACCAGAGCTCTGGCAAATTCTTCATCAGCTGCAGAAAGAACTTTTACTTTGGAGGTGTATCACTGATTTGATATTGActatatactgtgtatatatatgtaaaggAATACAAACTGATGACATCATCAAATTACTAAGCGGTCACGTCGAAGATGGTTATATtgtaagtgtttttaatatagATCTTTATTTGAGATCTTTCAGTTAAACACTGCATAATGTCTTCTAGCAGTAGTGCAGAGGTACATCTGAAATAAGCTCTTGCTCTGTGAAAAAAGTGTAATATATCAGGTATCAGGTGTAACCTGTATCGTTAttgtatttgtcatttataGATAGAGGAGTGTTCTATAAAGCTGGGAGTTTCTGTGAAATGCATTTATCCTGTGAGGAACTACCATGAGGAATGTGCCACTGATGCTAAAATGGATACTCTGAGTTTGGATGCATTGCAAAATATTGCTAACTTTGCCAATGACTATGCGGAGGACCAAACAGACAATCAATAAATGCCCTTTAATCTTTCTGATTTCTAGCATCCAAATTGGTTTCCTAACCAGTGGGGAAAAGGGCTGATTTCAAGTGGTTTTATTGACATTATATGCATACaatgaaataacaaaatatttaatacattatgtagtagtcttatttatttttgttcaataatatttacACAATTATCATTAGTagatagaaaaatatatttacaaatagcAGTGGATATAATCAGAATTATGTTTATCATAATCTGGATAGACGCTGTGTAATGTTTTTACCATCATTTCTTCAGTGCTTaaacttgctttttttttttttttttaatttgatactCTTGATTTTACTGAATTTTCACATTTCCCATGTTTGTGGATGAGGTATGCTATTCAGCCTgcttttgtattaaaaataatcctacatatgtattttaagtaattgttCTGGTTATATtgtgtattgtattatttttgggTTTAGAGAGAATTAGTTGTATTGTTTGGAAAAGAATCcctggaataaataaatgatgaaatattCAATTGTGACTCTAAATCTTGATTGTGTTTATACTAGACTACTTGAAGATAATGACTGTTCCTTCAAAGCATTTATACACCCATTTTCAACAGTACAAGTATTTAATATCttaaacatatattatttatttatatagataaCAAAATGTggtatttgtaaaatttaaactgCCATCTTGGTAAAATTACAAgctcttttttaaaagaaggaatacattaaaattattgtaaCAAAATATGTATCACATTAAATACAGAGTAACAGTTTGACGGGTCCTGTAATTAAATTGCTAACTAAGCAGTTATGTTTtgcattataattgttttaatacattgtgGCAGTTtatagacttttaaaaaaaacacaagtatTGATCATAATGCTGAATGTGTGTGAGAGTTTGGAAATAAAGTCATTTGCGGGTGTATATTCCTAAATGCTTGTGGCAGTAAGGACAGGAGTGATGGGCATCTTTAAACCCCTTGACACAGAATGGGATGAGGCAAAATCCACAAATGAGCCTGTAAAACAATGTATTGAAGACAGAGACAATGTGAAATGATTGATGTATTTAGATGAATCTTTCATAGTTACCACACAGTTTTGTCAGTAGTTCTTACCCAAGTACAGTTAATAAGCAGCACATGCCCCATGCAGCAGAACCAGCCTTATATTTGACATTAGTGATGATGCTCCTATGGCAGTACTTGCACACAGTCGCTGTCGGTGTGTCATCCAAAAGAACAACCATCTGCTGTGGCTGCACCACGACCACCTGAGGAGCTACAGGATTCACTATCTGCTGCATGAATACTTAAATAGAGAAAAAGTGAGTTCATTTTAGAATCAGTCAACAATCAGTGCTCCTTTCATACAGAATACTGTGCACAGGATACATACTCAAATTTGACTGGTCGAGCAGCGTTGTTGTACAGCCCAAACAGCACTGAGATTTTCCGGTGTTTGCATCACTGTTTTTCTGTGCGCGTTCCAGACAGAGTGTCAGTATGTGCATTAATGGTGACGATTTTTCAGTGACTATTTCTGCAGGTTATGTCGTTAGGCCAATAGGTGGCGGCAAGTGACTTTCTTAAAAAACTGTATGTTGACGGAGATGCATTAATTTTCTGCTATGCCTTCTTCTGGAATGGTGCGCATTGCTTTATGGTGTATTGTATACAGCCTGTTGTATACCGCatatttttggaaaatgctATCCTAGTATTTAATAGGCGGTGTGCACTTTTTTTGCACGGTTTtgcacgatttggtcagttgcCCAGATGCGCGGATGTAAACAGTAACaattaatgtactactgaatacgttgctctgctaatttatgctgtctaaaccacggaaaaacatgtcgaagctgctaaatcatatagagaatgaataataagcaggaaagggcacaatattttgacaaactaaacgtaaagatacatacaagcagtattaattaagatattagactaatatttcacctaccttgCCCTGGAAACCCTGggtttttttggccttttttggCCAACCataaatgccttttgttcctcagactgttttttgcactcttctcattgatttgttataatttttgggAGTCTATAGAactccaaatttttttttccggtccaaccgattagtacagGCCAGAACATGAAAAAACTgtccattttcagcagcaataatcagcaaaatatgcgaggttcaatggcattgtttacatttagtgccaccaatatggccgattgatgacgcgatgtgaaaacactctatacatTCAGAAAAATCTGCATACTGTGCACAGTGCATGCATATACAATGTAGACAATAATGTTCTGAATTTGAggataaatatttgatttatagACATAGTtcgtccaaaaatgaaaatttgctaaaaaaaatactcatcctctcaggccatctaagatgtagatgtagtttgtttctttattagaACAGATCTGCAGAAactttagcattgcatcacttccTCACCAGTGGTTCCTcttcagtgaatgggtgccgtcagaacatccaaacagctgattaaagcatcacagtaatccacaagtaatccacatgaatagctgtttggactctcattttgagggtacccatttactgcagaggatacATTGGTGAACAAATTATGTAATGCTAAATGTCTCCAAATCTGTtatgataaagaaacaaactaatctTTATCTCagatggcctgagagtgagtacattttcagcaaagtttcattttaggatgaactacccctttaacgGCACTTACTTTGTTCTCTGTGTTGGACAATTTCGATTTGAGGGGGCACATTGAGGACAGGATAAGGGTCTGCCCTCCTTCTGTTAGGGTTTTGAGGAATATCTTGAATATTGActgtaaacagaaaaaaaatctattaacttatattttttcattcttacataaatgcaatttatatgcAGACCACGACAGCTGCAGCTCTTACCTCTCCCCCTGCCAAGAGGTGGCGCTGTGGCAATTGTATATTCGGGTGGCGGTGAAGGTAGAATTTCCTCATAAATGGGAAACTTATTAAAGTCATTGTATGCAGGGGGTGGGCATGTGTAGCCTTCTGCTGCTGAGGTACATGCAGGAATATCCATCTATTACTGGATATAATCAGATAGTATATTAAAATCAGTGTGCTTTTTATGAGCTTGAAAATGTGATACATTACATTACGTCAGTGGTATTACTACAGTAGGCCATGTGAGTTTTTTTGTatcagcaaagaaaaaaatagaaatatttgtaataattatggGATGCATTTTCAgagcattttattaataaaaaaaattagatacaATATGAGTAATTTAACCTGATCATATAGGCCTACGTCAGACCCATAACTTATGTTAGAAAAAGACTGAGTAAattcatttcacattttaaaacatcctaattatttttgaaaatgtgctttatacTTGTGTAATGACCAATCATAGCCTCATTTCAGTCTTTCAGCTTTTTCATTCTGGGTTAAACCCAAAATGTTTGTGTTATCAGCTAAGATCCTGAATAAGTATAAGAGCTTACGTTTGGTCgctgctaaaaatgtaaaacaagtTATTACGTAAAAGTTATGTCCTTATGAAcctcatttttcttttacaaatcaaaaatgtgttttatttatcttCATGATATATCACTTATTATTTGATCCAATGTCTGATATTGCACTTTCAGATGTGAACTtggctttaaaaacaaattagtcGCATGGCattcattatttaatatgtTGGTACTGAAGCATTTCTTTCTACTAAACATTGACGCACTTCATCACGTACAGTATGTAAACTTGGCTGTGAATAGGGAGTGTTTACCTGACTTTTGCCAAACCATGTTTGTTTCGTCATACATTAATTACGTTTCATATATAAGCTGTAATAGCCCATAGCACCTCATGGCATAGTTAGTGTTTCACCTGACTTCAAAACGATTCCTTGtcataaataatgcaaattttaaagtttaaatgtaaacagGTGTCAATAGCTGAATTATTCTTACCTGCGTGTTGATACTTCACAAAAACTTCCGTTCTTATGACATCACTGTCTGACTAACTCTACCTGTTTACCTGCTCATTTTTATCATCTGTGCATTCCATTGCAATGGAAAGGAATGTGCAGCTACATAGTGAACGTGCCTTAGGgtgagtaaaaataaatgcttcgCACAGACATGTTAAGTATATTCTATTATGATTTGTCTGAATGGTTTGCTCCAGTAAttgttgttaacattaatacTCCTTTCCTTCGGACTATCTACTGTATCACGGCATGAGAAGAATATATCTTGCTGTTGCTGTGCTGCATATGAATATTTAGAGTACAAACATGGTTGTTAAATCATAAATATGGCCAAAGGACATTATTGAATGAAttcatcatcatttatttaccGTGAAAATAAAGACCATGGCAACAACAAATGCACTAAAAAATCATAAGGGTGAGAAATGCCCATGTCACATTTGACTTCAAAATCGTAAGATAAAAAAGGAATTACTAGACAgtaatacagtatattttgttgtattagAGGTATATGTGTATACTGTAAATGCAGTAAAACACTACCATGATGTAGACAtaccttttattattatttttttcttcatttttggcATTACAGTATTGAAAATTTGGACGTAAAACTAGCttaactgtaattaaaaatgtaatggtcATAAAAATAGGCTTCAGAAGGTGTGTTCTTAACAATTTTAAGAGATTCATCCATGTACTCTTTTGAAGCCAAATACTGATAACTGATCTCacaccacagaaataaattgaagACCAGGACCATGAATAAAAACCTTAACAAGTTAAgttgttttattcagtttagTAAGGTATGTAGTTTGTTGAAATGGTCCATTGCAGAAAAATGACAATCTGACAAAACACATTTGGCTCAATGGCATAAATCTGATTTCATTCAGTACAAATTAGTTGATTTATGTCTTGTTTTTAAAGCTCATCCTTGCTAGTTTCATTGGTAGATTTTGGTGACTCTTCTTTTGGTTCATCTGACACCTGAAAAGcaaaaagaaacacacaaactATATTACTCAAATCAAGAAGTTCAAGTATTTTGCTCCCAATAACAGGCTGAATAATCAAGGCATCTGTTGGCTTTTGACTGACCTCagtttcatcatcatcatcatcatcgtcgtcCTCATCATCATCTTTACTCTCTTCTTGTGGTAACACTCCTCCATTATCCAGGAACTTTGAAAAAGTCTCCAAATCTCTGCTTCCGTTAAAATCAACAATCTGTTTACacaaagtattttaaaagcatttgtcAGTACCTACACACTCACACTTGTCAGTAcaagtcaaatttatttgtacttGTGCTAAGATTTTGCTAAAAATTTCCTAGAAATTTCCTAAACTAACCTAAACAAAACCATactatttaatttcttaaatatataagaGTATTCttatatataagaatatatataaatttcttaaaggggtcatcagatactcattttccacaagttgagaTTATTCTTTAGGCTCTTAATGAatagtctgtaatatactttggttaaaaattctcaatggtagtgaaaacaacaccatttttaccttgtcaaaatgagctctgcaaaaatcaacccattctgatagattgctcctttaaatgcaaatgagctctgcttgccccacccctctcttctctctgtgaagtgAGGAGCCTGTTCACTTTAGCgtgtttagccgcgaaacttgctaactagcacattattaggaaaggtgattgcagagattcataaaaacccttatactcacttctgctgtaagtgaagctgaatcacgaatgatttgcgtgaacatagacacatttatgtagatcgggaggtgcattcccttcacaaacaaacacaatccactgcatcttcagcggcttagatatcgggagtaaatgacgaccactatgttcattattacatccagcaacacaacacctcaatcgctcaatctgagatattcttgtctaatttacatcccttctctggcatcaaaacaatagaggtcggactgttacagctgatctgaggtaagacgctcatgtcaat
This genomic window from Labeo rohita strain BAU-BD-2019 chromosome 1, IGBB_LRoh.1.0, whole genome shotgun sequence contains:
- the si:dkeyp-75b4.8 gene encoding lipopolysaccharide-induced tumor necrosis factor-alpha factor homolog, whose translation is MDIPACTSAAEGYTCPPPAYNDFNKFPIYEEILPSPPPEYTIATAPPLGRGRVNIQDIPQNPNRRRADPYPVLNVPPQIEIVQHREQIFMQQIVNPVAPQVVVVQPQQMVVLLDDTPTATVCKYCHRSIITNVKYKAGSAAWGMCCLLTVLGLICGFCLIPFCVKGFKDAHHSCPYCHKHLGIYTRK